A single genomic interval of Chrysemys picta bellii isolate R12L10 chromosome 8, ASM1138683v2, whole genome shotgun sequence harbors:
- the PPARGC1B gene encoding peroxisome proliferator-activated receptor gamma coactivator 1-beta isoform X4, producing MGLAAFRTMEERDAPNHICASPAPPPKPVAPTPGGPPLAPEVDELSLLKKLLLSPSHGPPSCEAQREGSARRQGPPKSRPQRPCTKAEGPRDRKLSSLQAQSRSCTELHKHLTSTTRCPQTKATWPPDEHQGSSSRSPLSHSAHSGDDSDSSEDSLSSSEVPVTPCSSKDDTSDQLASEKAMHTVVKLIRYMHTYCLPPRKLPLRDPADVKHQHCNSPYKKAKPDYPLQIPPLCSQESRTACTLQTTASCKKPRTTWPEFSILKELLARDLLCDVSKPYRLAKPVYASLVRPHGSKSPGASAQEAEGSPGRYQSRAKMPLEKAELRQSPQAESEARRETSSPEDATGNHVALPAQQTSGKVGRKQESTIYAVRRSKRLNPELGHWLSFLDEPPPEPSVPREAAESRAKDALTSREPALCPALENFDAEEPAAEVEVGGTDEGDSRCQNHPETQTPPLGSPVEGEGCEVDESQHCTPLHETETPTCLTLSLAQTDPTFGKRNFEQVLTVELCGTAGLTPPTTPPYKPAEEDLYKPDIPHGSAKEEATITSSIPGPRTSAVAVDVAASRKLMKKHPERTELYAHLSRAAVRPSSSEQQGLLKRPFSRSFGDHDYCQVLKPEATLQRKVLKSWEPQSHVEGEHKRRVPDAHYQGSGKDEALWKECSKQLRDQEIRASLTKHFGFLDSALEDEDTAFCKTPEYDTVFEDSCSESSSPVEEEEEEEHCERPLRRNPLARSSLHHCSRSRSSSGSSCCRSRSPANRRTFRCEYSEQCQGGNTSQDHIEKRRDKAIGEGRVVYIRNLSSSMSSSELKKRFEVFGEIIECRVLTRNNRGNKYGFITYRCSEHAALSLKNGASLRKRNEPWFQLSYGGLGNLRTRYTDLDSNVEESSPAPVKSKYETMDFDSLLQEAQRSLHR from the exons GCGGAGGGTCCCCGGGACAGAAAGTTGAGCTCTCTCCAGGCTCAGAGtcggagctgcacagagctgcacAAGCACCTCACCTCCACCACACGCTGCCCACAGACCAAAGCCACCTGGCCGCCGGACGAGCACCAAGGCAGCAGCAGCCGCTCCCCTCTGAGTCACTCTGCGCACAGTGGAGACGACAGCGACTCGAGCGAAGACTCGCTGAGCTCCAGTGAGGTCCCGGTGACACCTTGCTCCTCCAAGGACGACACCAGCGATCAATTGGCCAGCGAGAAGGCCATGCACACAGTAGTGAAGCTCATCCGCTACATGCATACCTACTGTCTTCCTCCGAGGAAGCTGCCTCTCAGAGACCCTGCAGATGTGAAGCACCAGCACTGTAACAGCCCTTACAAGAAAGCAAAGCCAGACTACCCTTTGCAGATACCTCCCCTTTGCAGCCAGGAGAGCCGGACAGCCTGCACCTTGCAAACAACAGCCAGCTGCAAGAAGCCTAGAACCACATGGCCTGAGTTCTCCATCCTGAAGGAGCTACTGGCCCGGGACCTGCTGTGTGACGTGAGCAAGCCGTaccgattggccaaacctgtgtaCGCTTCCTTGGTCAGGCCTCATGGCTCCAAGTCTCCTGGAGCATCTGCTCAGGAGGCTGAGGGCTCTCCTGGGAGATATCAGTCCAGAGCCAAAATGCCTCTGGAGAAAGCAGAGCTAAGGCAAAGCCCCCAGGCCGAGTCcgaagccaggagagagaccagCAGCCCAGAGGATGCCACTGGGAATCATGTGGCTCTCCCAGCCCAGCAAACCTCAGGGAAAGTGGGACGTAAGCAGGAGAGCACTATTTATGCTGTCCGGCGCTCCAAGAGACTCAACCCTGAGCTTGGCCACTGGCTGTCATTTCTTGATGAGCCTCCCCCAGAGCCATCTGTCCCCAGAGAGGCAGCAGAGAGCCGGGCGAAGGATGCTCTCACCTCCCGGGAGCCCGCATTGTGCCCAGCCCTGGAGAACTTCGATGCAGAAGAGCCAGCGGCAGAGGTGGAGGTGGGTGGCACAGACGAGGGGGACAGCAGATGTCAAAACCACCCAGAGACCCAGACCCCCCCTCTGGGGAGCCCGGTTGAGGGGGAAGGATGTGAGGTGGATGAGAGCCAGCACTGCACCCCATTGCATGAAACAG AAACACCCACGTGTCTCACGCTGTCCTTGGCACAAAC TGATCCTACATTTGGGAAGAGGAACTTCGAGCAGGTGCTGACTGTAGAGCTGTGTGGGACTGCAG GTCTCACACCGCCTACTACTCCGCCGTACAAGCCTGCTGAGGAGGACCTGTATAAGCCGGACATTCCCCATGGGTCAGCGAAGGAGGAAGCCACCATCACCTCCTCCATCCCAGGGCCAAGAACCTCAGCAGTGGCAGTCGACGTAGCAGCCTCCAGGAAACTCATGAAGAAGCACCCAGAGCGAACAGAGCTTTACGCACACCTGAGCCGAGCTGCCGTGCGCCCTTCCTCCTCggagcagcaggggctgctgaagCGGCCATTTTCTCGCTCTTTTGGGGACCATGACTACTGCCAGGTGCTGAAACCTGAGGCCACGCTCCAGAGGAAAGTGCTGAAATCCTGGGAGCCCCAGAGCCACGTGGAGGGTGAGCACAAGCGAAGAGTGCCGGATGCACACTATCAGGGGTCGGGAAAGGATGAGGCCCTGTGGAAGGAGTGCAGCAAACAGCTCAGAGACCAGGAGATCAGAGCCAGCTTAACCAAGCACTTCGGCTTCCTGGACAGTGCCCTTGAAGACGAGGACACGGCCTTCTGCAAGACCCCTGAGTATGACACTGTCTTTGAAGATAGCTGCAGTGAGAGCAGCTCCcccgtggaggaggaggaagaggaagaacatTGCGAGCGTCCATTGCGCAGGAACCCACTTGCCAGGTCCAGTTTGCACCACTGTTCCCGGAGCAGATCCAGTTCTGGGTCTTCATGCTGCAGGTCCAGGTCTCCAGCAAACAGACGGACTTTCAG ATGTGAATACAGCGAGCAGTGTCAAGGGGGAAACACGAGCCAGGACCACATTGAGAAGAGACGTGACAAGGCCATT GGTGAAGGCCGGGTGGTGTACATCAGAAACCTCTCCAGCAGCATGAGCTCCAGTGAACTGAAGAAACGCTTCGAAGTGTTTGGGGAGATCATCGAGTGTCGGGTTCTGACCAGGAATAACAG GGGGAATAAATATGGCTTCATCACCTACCGGTGTTCGGAACACGCCGCCTTATCGCTGAAGAATGGCGCCTCGCTGAGGAAGAGGAACGAGCCCTGGTTCCAGCTGAGCTACGGTGGCCTCGGCAACTTGAGGACCAGATACACTGACTTGG ATTCCAATGTGGAGGAGTCCTCCCCAGCTCCAGTGAAAAGCAAATACGAGACCATGGATTTTGACAGCTTGCTGCAGGAGGCCCAGCGAAGCCTGCATCGATAA